The Vigna radiata var. radiata cultivar VC1973A chromosome 6, Vradiata_ver6, whole genome shotgun sequence DNA segment CATACCCGGCAGATCAAGTTGTCAAGGAACTTGATGGCAGCTTTGCCTTTGTTGTGTATGACAGCAAGGTTGGAAGTGTCTTTGCAGCACTGGTATGCTAATCTtccattttggttgacttttgcCATACTTTACTTAATAATTGAAGTGCTTCTACTaagaaagttgttgatcatGGTTTTGCAGGGTTCTGATGGGGGAGTGAAACTGTATTGGGGTCTTGCAGCTGATGGATCTGTGGTGATCTCTGATGATCTAGAAGTCATAAAAGAGGGCTGTGCCAAATCCTTTGCTCCCTTCCCAACAGGTACCTTTCTAGCCACCACTCACTGGTTTCTTATAATCTTGCAGTTTTAATGttcataaacatttaaaatagtgaaaaatcAAACTAAGGGAACAAATTAAGCTAATGAAATCACATCAATAGAAATTTCAATGAAAATAGAAGCACAATCCTGTGATGCATTGAGATCCATGACATGTTGGTGGTGGAATGCAGGGTGTATGTTTCATAGTGAAGGAGGCTTGATGAGCTTTGAGCATCCAATGAACAAGTTGAAGGCAATGCCAAGAGTTGATAGTGAAGGGGCCATGTGTGGGGCCAATTTCAAAGTTGATAAGTTCTCCAGAGTCAACAGCATTCCTCGAGTGGGAAGTCAATCCAATTGGATGGAATGGGACCAACATTAGCATAAAATAATCCTTATGGATAACAATGTTTAATAAAAGTGTCATCTATGGTCCAATTCACCCTTCTGAATctgttttctcttcttcttgcttGTGTTGTTTTCCTGTTTCCTTCCGGCATGGTACATATTGAAGCGTTTTTTCAAACATGTTAAGTGCTGACCGTGGTGCTTGTGTTGTCACTCACTGAGATTAACATGGTTCGGGTCAGGAACATCTGTGTCAGTGTTTTATTGCATGTAGATGTGCCAAGTAGGTCCTAGGAATTGTAATGTAACATGGATGATATGGTGTACAAAATGGATGAACAAGGACAAACTATAGTTACTGCACTCAATTTCTCAATCTAAAGTGCTTCAACTGGTTGAATGTCAATTTATCATTCATTTGAAAAACATGGCATAATAGCTGCGTTTGTCTTGCTTCTAGATTCCTATATGAACTGAAAGAATTTAATCAAAGTCTACCCAGAAATTTTTGCTACctcagaatttgaaaaaaaaaaaactgtaattaGTGTAATATGATTTATAGATAATCTTCCTTCTTATGTGATTAAGAGATTCAATCTTCAGATTCATGCATATGAAAACATCTAATAAGAACACAAAGATTTAAATAAGTTTCAATAAGTTAAGATGTTATAGCTTTCATGAGAGAAATATCTTCTCAAGTCATCATCAACAAAATGCTAGCAAGAATATGAAATACCACaaatattttgtcttaatttcttgtttttttctaGAACCATGATGTATGTCTTACACATTGTTTAGGTAAAACACTAATCTGTAGTTGGGTAACGAAATTGACTTTGATTGGGGACAAATATTTGGAATTTAATGAGCACTATTGCGGTAAAGTTgggaattttattttgattacgTTGggtttttatatgtatttaatttgtCAAATTAGTTTATCTATATGTATTTTAATGATTGAAttatttcttcatgtttctATGGTGAATATTAATTTAGCTAAAGAGtacaaatagaaatattttaggAATTGTTATTTTGGAGattaatacaattatattagggttaaatatgtttttagtccctatattttgggacgattttggttttaatccctccttcaaactaaggtacaatttagtccttcaactttagaaaactctggttttagtcattcttaccaaattttttaactttatttgctgtttcaaacgcgtttcttagttaacattgaaacaaaaatgtatcaaatagtgtaaacaatccaaatgctataatgaaacgtgcttgaaacaacaaataaagttaaaaaaatttggtaaaaaggactaaaacaagagttttctaaagttgaaggactaaattgtaccttagtttgaaagagggactaaaaccaaaatcgccccaaagtatagagactaaaaacatatttaacccattataTTACATCTTTTAGagataaatttgattatatatattcccatgtaaaaaacaaattga contains these protein-coding regions:
- the LOC106763822 gene encoding stem-specific protein TSJT1 translates to MLAIFHKAFAHPPEELNSPASYKGSKKPKVPEETLKDFLAHHPQNTCSMSFGHAAVLAYVRPDQPFSRNQRLFCGIDDIYCIFLGSLNNLSLLIKQYGLSKNTDEAMLVIEAYKTLRDRGPYPADQVVKELDGSFAFVVYDSKVGSVFAALGSDGGVKLYWGLAADGSVVISDDLEVIKEGCAKSFAPFPTGCMFHSEGGLMSFEHPMNKLKAMPRVDSEGAMCGANFKVDKFSRVNSIPRVGSQSNWMEWDQH